A genomic stretch from Asterias rubens chromosome 19, eAstRub1.3, whole genome shotgun sequence includes:
- the LOC117303488 gene encoding guanine nucleotide-binding protein G(t) subunit alpha-3-like, translating into MLRFASTLRFSVKVNINCTECRAMGSGSSAVSSTAKLRRRREILTQKESAQKNREIDKCLMEDKNRMLKTVKLLLLGAGESGKSTFAKQIRLIHHAGFNDTERLAYKQVIYSNLINSLRNIIDAMSTLGIDYHDSKRRKDESCFRCQAELFDMDADLTLPMAHNIMELWRDPGVAQCYNRSNEYQLLDSTAYYIENVYRLADPDYLPTDEDIVRSRLRTTGIIETRFNFKGYIFRLLDVGGQRNERQKWIHCFDDVTAVLFTVAISSYDQVLREDNATSRMEESLMLFASICNSTWFSKTAMILFLNKCDIFKEKIKKVPLSCFFSEYKGPNDAKPAREFICSVFKRPSKLKSREIYHHFTTAIDKSNVQFVFDAVTDVILKSSLRNAGMF; encoded by the exons atgttgagatttgCATCCACGCTGCGCTTTTCGGTGAAAGTCAACATAAATTGTACGGAGTGCCGAGCGATGGGCTCTGGGTCCAGCGCTGTGTCGTCCACTGCTAAACTTCGCCGACGGAGGGAAATTTTAACTCAGAAGGAATCCGCTCAGAAAAACCGGGAAATCGATAAATGTCTGATGGAAGATAAAAATAGGATGCTGAAAACAGTCAAATTGCTGCTTCTTG GTGCGGGGGAGTCCGGCAAAAGCACGTTCGCCAAGCAAATCAG ATTGATTCACCATGCTGGATTTAATGACACCGAGCGTCTAGCCTACAAGCAAGTCATCTACTCAAATCTTATCAACAGTCTGCGCAATATAATCGACGCTATGTCAACGTTGGGTATCGATTATCATGACAGTAAGCGACGT AAGGACGAGTCTTGCTTTCGATGTCAAGCGGAATTATTTGACATGGATGCAGACTTGACGCTACCCATGGCCCATAACATCATGGAGCTATGGAGAGATCCAGGAGTGGCACAGTGCTATAATAGATCTAACGAATACCAGCTCCTCGATTCGACAGCTTA TTATATCGAGAACGTGTATCGTCTAGCGGATCCAGACTACCTCCCTACCGACGAAGACATCGTTAGGTCCCGTCTAAGAACCACGGGTATCATCGAGACAAGGTTCAACTTTAAAGGCTACATCTTCAG GTTGTTAGACGTTGGCGGTCAGCGGAATGAGCGGCAAAAGTGGATTCATTGTTTCGATGACGTCACGGCCGTTCTCTTCACCGTAGCTATCAGTTCCTACGACCAGGTCCTCCGCGAGGATAACGCAACA TCTAGGATGGAGGAGAGCCTGATGCTCTTTGCATCTATCTGTAACTCCACCTGGTTCTCTAAGACGGCGATGATCCTCTTCCTCAACAAATGCGACATCTTCAAGGAGAAGATCAAGAAAGTACCGCTATCTTGTTTCTTCAGTGAATACAAAG GACCCAATGATGCCAAACCCGCCCGAGAATTCATTTGTAGCGTATTTAAGAGACCGAGCAAACTCAAATCCAGGGAGATCTATCACCACTTCACGACCGCCATTGACAAGTCTAATGTTCAGTTTGTGTTTGACGCCGTCACAGACGTTATTTTAAAGAGCTCGTTAAGGAATGCTGGCATGTTCTGA